A segment of the Lycium barbarum isolate Lr01 chromosome 7, ASM1917538v2, whole genome shotgun sequence genome:
cgctcaggcataaaataaataaataatttcacaaggcagagctggagggagtgtatgccggatccggcataaagtccttaaggaaaaactaaagttatgccggagggggcataacttttcctcaaggcatagtttagttatgccatatggggcaaaacttttccttaaggaactatgccttatggggcagacttttaattaaggcataaccaaaattatgtctcataaggcagaacttttccttaaggcaaacttttagttatgtcttaaggaaaagttccgccttatgggacatacttttagttatatgttatggggcacacttttagttaaggcataactaaaagtatgccccataaagcggaacttttccttaaggcataattaaaagtttgccttgaaaagtatatatatatatatatatatatatctcaaggaagtctgccccctccgacataactttagtttttccttaaggattgtatgccggattcggcataaagtccttaaggaaaaactaaagttatgccggagggggcataacttttcctcaaggcatagtttagttatgctttatggggcaaaacttttccttaaggaactatgcttTATggacagacttttaattaaggcataaccaaaagtatgcctcataagacagaacttttagttatattttatggggcacacttttagttaaggcataactaaaagtatgccccataaggccgaacttttccttaaggcataattaaaagtttgccttgaaaagtaaaaaaataaaataaataaataaatatatatatatatatatatatatatatatatatatatatatatatgtctcaaggcaaagtctgccccctccggcataactttagtttttccttaaggattgtatgccggatctggcatacactccctccagccatgccttgcgaaattattttttattttatgcctgagcgggggttcaaacccagaacctcaggtatccaagcgaaggacaaaacttaaagaacacaaatatgaggggcaaaatttaaagaccaccccaaaagaagggcaatccgtgcaaaaaaatgatttAATGTTCCTCTTTTGGATGGGCTCACTTGGTTATCATTTTATTTCCCAAAGATACCCTTATGCTTGTAGAATCTTCGGTTATTACTGACTTTATATTTGTCTTCTAGTTCTTTTGTTAGGCTcactaattttatttttattttattttattttttattcttttgtTAGGCTCAtttattattttgttttatttttatttgcgAAATGATCTATTTATACCCTTCATTTAACATTGGAATCATTATGCGTCGTCCTTAAAAAACTAACACATTTGCTTTTATTTGCCAACTCAGCTAACAGAGCTGTTATacaatattttttaagaaaatgaaAAGGTCCAAAATTGTCCATGTAATTAACGAAATTATCTAGTATTGTCCCTTTAATTGTTTGGTTCACGAGTTGTTTTATATTGCTTATATTCATGAGCATTTTAATGTACTGTTTAGAAGATGAATAAAATGACAGTTCtaactaaaagaaaaaaatttaataaaattaagctcgttttattaaaaataacatgTTAGATAACTTGGTGATCTTCTAAAAGTTACACATGTAATAAgtttatttcttttaataaattctTAATTCTTTATTTGATTTTCACCAAAGTACGTAGTAATGGATGAAAAACATTCAGataattatttaattttagcAAACAAACTAGATATACATTAGGGCGATTTTGGTAATTTCATAGTCAATTGGTCACGTTTAGATTATAGTAATGTGAAAGCACATAAAAAATAGTTGACTGATGGAATgaggtttttgggtttttttttttcgggTGCGGGGTGCAAATATAAATAAGCAACAGCCACTTTTCAGATTATGTCACAAACATTTCTCATATTAATAATGAGACGTTAATCACAATTAAGCTATTTAATTAGCTTTTaacgaaaaaacaaaaaaatatggCTTGGGGAGTGATGAGCGAACAATTTTGCAGCTGGGGAATGACAAAAGAAGGATGGAGAAAGGGACCTTGGACTACTGAAGAAGACAAATTGCTTATTGAATATGTAAAATTGCATGGTGAAGGCAGATGGAGTTCTGTTGCCACTGTTGCaggtaaaaagaaaaatactaCACAATATTTTCTGTTTTTAAGAGTCCAATAAGCGCATTAGGTCCCGATTATCCTTTATTTGCATGGATTCATTGAAAGTGGAAGCGCTGATCTTCGTATCTAGAGCTCGAACCCGAAACATTTGATTTAGGATGGAGGGATCCTACACAATATATTGTTACTAATTCTATTTTCAACTTATTTTTTCATCACTTCATACAATAAAAATCCTACTACTATATTTTTCATCAAGAATAGGGTCTATTTTCTGTTTCTAATATAAAATACAAGTGTTAcattgatatgtatatgtactacATCGAGATGAGAGGCAAATCTccggatttaaattttatgagttTTTACAACGAGCTTAAGCCAGAGTTATTGTCAAATATTTACAGatatttagtgattttttttttaatacacaTATATAAAGAATTTGAGCAAAAGCTACTTGATTCACGTGTATCCATAATAAACACTCTTGGATCTGCCCTTGATAGAGATGGGCCTATCTAGAGTGTCATGAACAATGAGAATTCATATAGCAAATTCCCACCTATTTGGCATTAAAGAGTAGTGTTATTGTTGAACACTGAATATTTGTGTTTGGGTATGTGGTTCTTATTGCAGGTTTGAAAAGAAATGCAAAAAGTTGTAGATTGAGATGGGTGAATTACTTAAGGCCAGACCTGAAAAAGGGACAAATTACACCTAATGAAGAAAAAATAATTCTAGAGCTACATGCTAAATGGGGGAACAggtgattttttatttatttttttcttttcaaaagaaagtaagttTTATTCATAAGCATAATCTTCAACAATAACTTGACGAAAATAAATACAGGTGGGCAACTATAGCTAGAAACTTGGAAGGGAGAACTGACAATGAGATCAAGAACTATTGGAGAACTCATTTCAAGAAAAAGACCAACACTCGAATGACAAATTCGAAAAATCAAACGCTCGTCATATAAAAAGACAACAATTATAGCAACGACAACAACAGAAGAAATCGAACACTGAAATTGATACGACTAGTGTCATGCCGTTCAACAACAAGAAGAATTATTACGCCTCCATCCTGAACAAGTTGGGAAGCAGAATCGTATCGTAACTCGATAAAAGTGAGAATAGAGTACTAACTGCGCCTCAAGGGAACCAAGAAATGGATATTTTGTACCCAAATATAGTTGATGATCAGGAGCAAGATGATTTAATTTACTCCATGCTCAGTGACTTTACCCCTGTGCCTGTGCTAGAATCTTCATCAAATGAAAGCATCAATTGGGACGGCTTATGGAATTTGGAGAATTTTCAATGCAATTTCAGCAATGCAACTTATTAATATTCAGGATGATCTGATGTCAAGAAGCTGAGAACAGTATTTCAGCCAGTCCGTAGTTTGTTGAATAATAGCAGGCGGTTAAGAACTTTGATTTTCTAATTGAATGCTCTGTTGCCTAGTACTCCTCATGATCTAGAAACTATGGCTACTTCTTTTTTATTGAATCCTAAGTAAGTGGCCGTATAATATTTGGTCGAAGTTGAAAACAAGAGTATTTGAAGTTGAAAAAGAGTTTTTGAAAGTTGAAGCTATACTTCAACTTTGAACGTAAAATTTACTTGAAAAAAGAGTTTGTGAAAGTTGAAGTTTATGTTACCATTTGGAAAATTGGTAATAACATAATTGTCATATTGGAAAACTGTATCATAATTGTCATATATTAGCTTATCAGCTGATGTTCTCTTTTATAGCAATAGACGTTGATCATAGATCAATCTAGAGAATGAACTATATTAACTTTCTTTAAGTTAAAAATGGCTACGGTGTTTCCCTTTATCATCTGTTATAGACAAACAAATTTTGTCTGAAAATTCATAGTGTAGAATCTATcaattctttatttatttattttcatgcttatcttttattttcgACTCTAACTATTCAACAGCTTATTTTATTTTAAACTattttgtttttgaaaaaaaataaaatagaaatagcAGATAAGGAAAAAATTGAACTTTAAATAAATTCTCatatcccaattttttttttttaatctcttgtttatctatctatctatctatctattatattataaaaacatgaatataaatgtttgttgaccaaaatattcttcaaatattgaacgacttttatatcCTTAATGAACTCTATTCCTATTTCTTTTGGACATGCTTCTTAAACCTAAAACGATAAACCTAATAGCCCTAAAATATTAATTGACTTATACCCTTTTAAagctaaataaaataatttttgaagaatcaATGAATGTCAAATAAAATCGTAATATTTAGACTTACCTAATAGTAAACTTTTTGAATTAAAAATAGTAAActtttataattaaaaaagaaTTGTGACAGCTTATATTATCTAAAAATTCTGGTAATCAGCATTGGACTAAATCCATGTTCATATTGATCACGTAAGACTTCTATCACCAAGATAACTCTTTATATTAACTATGTTCCACTTACTAGAAAATCCTGGTAAATCGATATTGGAACTAAATCTATTCTTATTCAAATTGACTTACGACTGTTATCACAAAGACAACTCTTTACATTAACTATATTAACCAACTGGGCAGTCACAAAAGTTTATTGAACAAGCAGTGCAACTGAATAAAGAGTCCAAACCAACCAGACATGCATGCGATTTGGTGTCCAAATTAACAAGACAATTATAGTAATAACAACGCTTCTTCAATTTTGTTTGCAGATTTGAGGCTTTTTTTCGCAAGTCTTCTATTCCACATTCTCCATTATAAATTTTTTAAGGAGTCTACTGTACTATTTTTAAGCTTCGTGTGCTATTACAGAAAGAACATAATAAAATTCAGCAGACTTCTTGAAAGATATTGCTTCTTCTGATTATTGTACTTCTTAGTTTATTATTTTGCTTGAGAGGTATCCATTGAATCGAAAAGGAATTTTTTCTTGGTTAACTAGGAAGCTGAAACTACTTCGAAAGAGATGACAAgcgaacattttttttttaatttttaaattaaggtAATACATTATCTCTTTTTGTTAATTTGTGTTTGTGAGTTGGTCTTTAAGATTTGCGTCTATTGAAATATTCTTCAGTGAGTTACTTTAGTTGAAAGCTTTCAATTTTGATATTCGTATTCAAATTGATGATTACGTGCATACGTTATGATGTTTGCCAAAGGAAAAACTAACACTCATTAATCATATTTTGTGTTGGCCAAATTCTTCTAATGTTTGTTTAGagaatgaaaaatatttttggaaaagACTGCTTATTAAATATTGATAATAAAATAAGAAACTCGGAGAGATATCCAATCGGCAACCTTATTTGCCTAGGAATACTTTTGTGATTGAACATTGCTTTGTCCGTGTAAAATTCTTTACTTCTAACACATAAAATCTATTAGATATTTATTAGACCATATGTCATATATGCTATAGGATTAAGACCGCCTAAATTTACGACTTTGAAGTCGACAAAATTCGCTAGATTTACCATATGTCAACAAGTTGTATTTAAGAACTTTTTGATTTATAGGAATATTAACATTTTCAGAATTTGTCATTTGTTTAATTATCTCATGTGAATAATACTGAGAAAGCTGTCATGGATCATTAGGTTAAGGGGTACTCAAGATAACACCATagtaaattttcttttcttgactATTAAATGGTGTGTTTCAATATAATGAAAATTTGATttgatatgtatgtattttgAAAAACTGTAGTGCATTGATATTGTTTTTTAAGGATGTGAATGAGATATTACTTTAAAAATATAAGGAATAGGGTTTCTAACTGAAATTATGTTTGTGGGTCTTATTTtctaaaaatggaaagaaaaattcCAAAACATATCACCGGCATTAGAAATGCGGATGTTTCTTTCACGAAAGTTCAACAAAGGACAAGTAAACAAAAATTTCCCTTTTGAAGTAATTAATAGCTTAAATAGTGTACTGCATAGAGAAAGCATTGTACGTAGAGTTGTTAAGAATCTTAAGATGGCACTGATATATTGTATCTTTTTTTGTGTCAGAattatttttctttccaactAAGATAGCTACCGGAGAAAGTAACAACAAGCAGTGTGCCATGTCAGAGCAATTTAACTAGAGTTATACAATTTCAATCTCTTTGATAATAGTTTGTGTATTGTGTACATAAAAAAACATTTAGAATAGTGAATACCTATTTAGTAATTTTGGTTTCGTTAAATTTCTCTTTCCTCGACGAAAAACCTaaaggatatgtaccaaaagtaacATTTTAATGGGATACGaccaaataatattttatacctCGTGAAATTAATAATACTCCTATGTAATTTCAAATAACATTAGCTAACATTGCTTATGATTGATAGGGAATAATGTGCGAGACACGTTCGTAGAGACTAGTACAATATTAATATTAAAAGCATGAAGAGCCTTAGAagtgttgattgaactttttgctcTTCATTAAAAGACCCTGcaatagacaaaattgtcatttactatttttcttCAAATAAATATACATAACACTTTTAATATATATTTCCTTTCAAAATAAAAACTGCAACAAAAACCTTGCCGTTATTTTTGGCAAAAACAATTCTTGTAGCCTAAGACAGTTTGGCAAAAAGATCCTAACCTAAAGTGGATTCTACACCTAATTAAACAAGGAAATTTGTTTAGGTTAAAGAAGGAATTAAAATAACCACGTTAAAGAAGGAAATTGTCTACGACATTATTTGGGTTTTCGACTTTTCGTGTTCTTTAAAAGCAATTCTTCGCGTTAGAAACCCCTACGTATGTTGCTAAGATGATTCAACCAATTGGTTGCTCTTCTCAAGGAGCCAATATTGCTACCAAAGTATATGTTAGGTAAGTTTTTTCCTTTTTATGTTCTCTTaattatttttactatattaATAGCTATATTATACGTAAATGTTCTAATATGTTCAGATGATTCTATGTGAGTAATCCAAACATGCATGTCCAGATATTTTGATGAAGTCTTAAAAACATTGCACtaccaaaaaaaaatttaaaaaaaaaatgatattgctATGatcagtcgtgaaattacgcgatattcgacgctaattccttaagcttttgtgactccttaagcacttttgttgttactttttgtgtttttatgttgttttgtaggaaaagatgcccggagagcataaaagagcaaaatggatcaaaatggaccaaaatggaacaaaatagagcaaaacaagccaagtagctgaaatgagtgatcggaagaaaccaagtgaaaagaaagtcaaaaagaggtcaaactggacatttttgcaaaactgtcaaaactggacagttttgcaaaaacgggacagatttgcaaaactgtcaaaagtggacagttttgcaaaaacgggcagaattgcaaaaacagaaatatgggggcagattttgacattttttggacttggaaaaattggggggagctacaaaagagaggctagggcaaaacattttctatcttttgccattttgcaagcttggagtctagggttcatctacaccacactttggggttgaagatttgaagatttggttgagcatttcttaaacctttaattcatttcttcaatctctggctttgtattgtatatctaagtgtgtagtgtttattttcttcacttgaatcttgtttatggaaatattctaggattaaagtgttggatgaaactcttgttttgcttatgtattgaatgatttttattgctattgaagtgggtctttgttgatttaattaatctcgttcttgaatgtttccaaagggattagctaaccctaggactcacccatttacttagattgagcttggaagaggaaatctaggttgggaaagattaattaacaagaatttgggtcattaaactcatctaataacttgagctcggaagaggatagttacttgaggttaaattgattgtgcctaatatcacactctaaggcttggaaaagcttagagtgaaattcattgatttggttggaagactttcaatgagattttagatatcattatctattgacacaaacccgctcttagttgtaaaatcgtaaaatacgttggatcgttacttgagtgtaatttcctttgtgtccaaacttgtggccattgatcattttactcgctttctaggttagtttacatttccgcattagttataattttctcacacaaaaaaccaaaataccatttatcgtttggctttagcgtagttggtgaaaattccttactttcttaatcgcctagcatattgttccctgtgggatcgaccccgactcatagttgggtaaatatattgcatacgaccgtgtacactttctctttgaggagtgtatttggacgttatcaaaaatggcgccgttgccggggaacaatttggcgtatttgagttagtttgggatttaagctaacttgctttggttcaaactttcattgctttattttatctaaaaaaaaaaaaaaaaaactgaccagttttgcagaattgcaaaactgtccagttctgaaaaactgtccagttttttatttttgcagaaactgtccagttctaaaaaaaaaaaaaaaaaaaaaaaaaaaactgtccagtttttgcttctgcaaaactgttcagttttaaaaaaaaaatggcatcatataatgataattggtcggatggtagttatgcatactttgatgacccttgtctttattgcggaggaccacactcatggcaaaattgtttgaattcttccGGGGGCGggttgtgcgcacaatcccaaacctatgagtggagtatatgtgatagatgtggtggtcaaaatggtcattgggataattgtgattatttgtccttcccttccccgaacccccactatgactattctagttttgattttgatgatagtagggatatggaaatggaagaagcctcaaatgctcaaaatgagaggataatgctcctGTTAGAGACCAttcttgaaaaagttgaaaaacaggacttagcggttaaagacttgaggcaaccacttgatgacttgaggcaagcaattaattgcaatgacaaagctattcacatcttggaggatcaaatgaaatcattggttcATACTTATAATTctcaacaacttgagggtgttgaaagtaggCAAGAAAGTGACCAAAACATGAATGTCTCCAAGAGTGAATttctacaagctttgaatgactctcaacttgaagaaagccttgacaaagtggaaatagtgagccaagattggcttatgtctcaagctcaacaacttagaGTCTATGGGGATCATCGAGAAGACATTTCGAGGATGGTGGAAGAATTtgtaaaaatccatgttgagcaaaggcAAGAGTTGAaagaacttgaaattgctatccgtgacttgaaagccgaattgaatgcaaaagttgaggtatgcaatactcaacatcaaatagtcatggatagtagttttaagttagtttccaatgaaaaagtggtcaacattgattttcaagagctaatgatgaattgccagccgaccaatccaaatataatgcaagatgccgagattgaagaaatgatactagagttgcataaaaaagttcatgcaatggtttttgaagactctagttcatttttgggtgaggatgtcaaaaatgaagtgaatttgaaaatggagcgccttagaccacattccaaccatttttcaacattgtgcttggttgatgatatggaagttgaactaaccgagcctatggagaattgtggaaatgaagaagaaagcgttttcattttgaagtttgctatgccaagaagacaaaatggcatgcctcacttaagggccaagaagtgcaaaatgcgacacccgagagttggcctccttgtttttctaccaccgccccatgagcgtcatcatgaccttgattcaaagttggggcgcaaattcatatcttccaaatggaaggaaacgtggtaaaggtaaccgtcgtgccgcgacgttaaatcaagcgcttggtgggaggtaacccatcgttttaaaagttttaaatcgtttttgaaattttattttttagaatagtttagtttatggtttttgactaaactgcaaagtttcagaatttttggagttgttttgagcatgtcggatatccggacagcccccaaaaccagtaaaagctgcgatttttttttttctggtgtcataacctgcgattcgcaggtcatacctgcgaatcgcaggtcacgtcgcacatggtgacagagacaaaaaaaaaaaaaaaaaaaaaaaattggtgacatcacctgcgactcgcaggtcatacctgcgaatcgcaggtgggATCGCAGGTGGTGAcagtaagcaaaaaaaaaaaaaattttttttttttccaatatttttatgttttgttttgattatgtgcagcgaggacactacaatgtttatagttgggggtggcacgtagtagcgcattatattttgaaacttgctcaaaatttttaaaaattttgttcttttgacatgttgtggattaatcactcttattattttatcttctttcattagtcttgtaagtttaggcgtaggttctcctttgaggaaaaatgtgaaaactcttggcttgtttggtactaatagagttagtctcttgcatgtgaaattgaaatgtgaatacctctccaaattgttgtgaaagttaaaaagcaaggtgcataggaaagaatgatctttgtgacaactttttggctcattttgtgactctctACCTACTAGTGTattgactttggattatgagatactgaactagttgttcttgcttgggaagtgaaattgatccatcttgaatagttcatatgccatgtgtgtgagtgtttgttgaataaatcttgtgtttacttttatcatctagaacttgcccggttagtcgttcaatgctaattttgattatgttggttggagagatgaccttgggctatctttgtgaaaaaaaaaaaaaaaacctctttagcctttctagcctaccattgcataaataatatcactagtaaccccatttgagcttatgaccttttctttgattgccacattacaagcctttaccatgtttgatgaaaagtctttcttttgaacgtttccctccttgaacatgaaattgtgaatttgaggccaaaagcctaagttgggggtgttagtgttgcttgagagtggtgaaggttggtgttgtgaaaaagtcaaaagaaaggaagaaaaattgaaaaatacaaaaaggttgcaaacttttttgtgcaaaaaaaatgcatctttgtaaaaaaaaaaaaaaaaaaaaaaaaaaaaaaattggcaggtgacatcacctgcgactcgcaggtcagacctgcgactcgcaggtcagacctgcgattcgcatgtggtgtcgcaggtcgtgccagtgagtaaaaaaaaaaaaaatttttttttttctttccttttctatttttatgttttgttttgattatgtgcagcgaggacactacaacatttatagttgggggtggcatgtgctagcacattatattttggaactttataaaggaagttggaataattggggaaactagtatgcaaaggaaggagtgttgttttaaaatgaagaggaaagtggacgaaaggttttgtgtagtgttcaacgagggcgtagtcacttgtatcccaaatacttatcctacccttccctaagcctacattacaagcttaaaaagtccctatgtgatctccaactaaatgttcttgagttagtgatgattgaaaataagggcaagcttatggtgtgatatttgttagcactagaatttctttgtgagtgtgagtgactttgtgtatttgtcccttgtgttgttgttgtgaatacagtgattttgggactttctttc
Coding sequences within it:
- the LOC132601745 gene encoding myb-related protein 305-like, producing MTKEGWRKGPWTTEEDKLLIEYVKLHGEGRWSSVATVAGLKRNAKSCRLRWVNYLRPDLKKGQITPNEEKIILELHAKWGNRWATIARNLEGRTDNEIKNYWRTHFKKNLRQAINCNDKAIHILEDQMKSLVHTYNSQQLEGVESRQESDQNMNVSKSEFLQALNDSQLEESLDKVEIVSQDWLMSQAQQLRVYGDHREDISRMVEEFFIASTQNESDLESYLNQRWESIIVDDDDNEDILGWWRERGKSFSLL